The DNA segment TCCGTTTCGTAATAAAATCGAGGCAACGAAGCGCTGTGTCGTAGAGAATCCGCTGATCAATACAAACGGGACATATACGATCGATTTTGAGGATTTACAGCATAAGCTGTCGGATACCAGAGTAAAGGGAATGATTCTCTGCTCACCGCATAACCCGGTGGGACGTGTCTGGACAAAGGAAGAGCTGAGAAGGGTCGCAGAGCTTGCACACAGGTATGGAAAATGGATCATCAGTGATGAAATCCATTGTGACTTGGTAAGAGTGGGGATACAGCATACACCGCTGCATACACTGGTTCCTGAATACCGGGATGAAATCATCGTCTGTACCGCTCCCAGCAAGAGCTTTAATCTGGCCGGTTTGCAAAACAGCAATATCATCCTTACAAATCCAAAATATCAGAAGCGCTGGAGAGACTTTGTTATCAATCGTCTGTCCCTGAGTACCTGCAATTCCTTTGCAATAACCGCAACAAAGGCGGCATATAATGAAAGTGAGGACTGGATGGATCAGGTCAACGCTTATATTGATGGGAATATTTGTTATGCAAGTGAATTTTTAAAAAAAGAACTGCCGAAGGCTGTTGTCTCCCCTTGTGAGGGGACATACTTATTATGGGTGGATGTACGGGCCTACTGCAGTGATGCGCAGCTGCTGGAGCAGCGGATGCTGAAACAGTCGCTCATTCTGGATGAAGGATATGTATTTGGTGCTGAGGGAAAGGGCTTTGAGCGTATCAACATGGCAGCACCACGCAGCTTGATTAAACAATGTATGCAACGCTTTGTAAAGGCTGTTTTAGATACCTCTGTATAATGCTTGATTTTTGTAATTACGCATTACCTGAATAAAATACGTAACATAATAAAGGAAAGGAAGTTTTTATGCTCTATCTTGAATATATCGTATTGGCAATACTTGTTGTATTTCTGTCTGTACGGCTGTCGTATTATGTGGATTGTTTGGATAAAAAAACAAATTTGTCCGGTGCATTCATAGGCGGTGTTATGCTTGCGGCTGTCACATCGCTACCTGAGCTGTTTACATCACTAACGGCTGTTCTTGCACTTGATCAGCCTGATCTTGTACAGGGAAATGTGCTGGGAAGTAATATCTTTAACCTCTGTGTGATAGGCGGATTGATGCTGTTTACCTCACGCAGATATCAAAGAGCTACCTTGTCAAAGTCTCACGGCAAAACCCTGTGCTTTGGTCTGGTGATGTATGTACTGGTATTTGCGGCAATTATGATGCCACAGGAGGTTGGCTTCAGCTTCTTTAGAGTAAATCTGATGTCGATTTTGATTCTGCTTGTCTATGCGGTCAATGTGAAATTTATGGGGAATGACGATAGCGGGGATAGCGAGGAGCAGGTGTATATATCACTGAGTGTTAAACAGATTGCTGTTCGTTTTATCTGTTACAGTATCGGACTTGTTACTGTGAGTATTCTGTTGACAACGGTAACAGATCAGCTTGCGGAGGAGCTGCAGCTGGGTGCTACGGTTGCAGGAGCGATTTTCTTAGGGGTAGCTACTTCACTGCCTGAGCTGAGTGCTTCTGTCAATTTGGTACGAATTGGAAATTTCAATGCCTCCTTTGGAAATATCGTCGGAAGCAATCTGTTTAATTTCATTATCCTCTGTTTTGCGGATGTCTTGTTTACCAGGGGTAGTATTTATGTGAATGAGGTGCAGGTTATGAATCTGCTCGGCTTTGGCGCATTCTCTATGCTCTGTGCACTCGTTATAATTTACGGAAAGAAAAACAGAGCACTGGTATTACTTGCGAGTGTCGCAATACTTGCTTCCTATGTGGCCAGTATCGTACTGTCAATGTAAGGGATATTGCTGGTAACAGCTTTTGCATCTACACCATGATAACTGTCGGAATGAGCCGGTCTTATGAAAACCGGTAAAGACGACAGTTTTTTTATGCAATTCTATCCAAAATGAATGCCTATAAAATATCAAAAGCTTTCAAAAACGGCACCATACTATACTCCATAGTCCTGTGTATTTGCTAACATCCGTTTGCTTTCTTATACGAAAGGCATTGCTGGCGCGTCTGTGTTTTGGCTGCGCATGATATGTAAAATAACTGTGGCAGTATGGCATGCTCGTATTTCATTACCACAAGGATGGACATAAGCAGTCAAGGAATTTGATAAACGTTAGCTCTGCTGTTTAACTTTCATGAGAGGGTGCTGTCAGTATTATGCCAACGCTCCTGTGAACAGCTAAGTCCTTCATACATAGGTGATAGAACAAGGGACGAGTAGCATCGAACCTGTGTCTGTTGAAGCAAAGCTGTTTCTCACCTGCGGTTGTTCAACTATTTTCCAAAGAAGTATATACCATATCGTTATCGCTGCATGTATCTCTTGATTCACATGGTTATCTCTGATAGTGTTACGAAATTGCAATGCAGTATACAGGTTTTATCTTGACAAAGAGAATAAAACAGAGTATGATTCTTATAAATTAAACAGTGTTTAATTTATAAAGGGGATGAGGTCTATGATGGAACTGGTTTTAAATGATACCATGTATTGCTATCAGCCAAAGCATTCGCAAACACTTGTGGATATTCGTACGATGAAGCTGCGAGGCTGTCTTGGATGTGGAGCATGTACAGAGAAAAAGGAATATGCAGGAAGGTGTGCACTGCAGGATGATATGCAGACCTTGTATCCGATGATTGCCAAATGTGAGAGGCTGGTATTTATCTGTAAGCTTCGCTATGGCTGCTGCAGCGCAAAATGTAAGTGTATACTTGACCGCATGGCTGTGCTTGGACAGCAGGAATACATCATAAGGAATAAAGAACTAATGAAAAGGGGATGGAAAACACCTCTGCAGGAAATAGCATTTTTCATCCCAGGAGAACCTTCGCCAAAGGAGAAGCAGGTGTTTCAGGAGTGGCTGCAGGAGGTACACGGTATCATTGCAGGCACACGTATGAGTGTCACGTATTTGTCAAAGGAGACTGCGTTATGAAGGGATTGTTCATAAATCTGAGTCCGCATCGGGATGGAACGAGTGCATTGCTGCTTACCTTACTGAATGAGCAGCTAGAGCAATCGGCAGAGCTATGGCATTTGACTGACCTTATCCGCGAATGGGAACGCTTTATCCAGGCGGCACAGCATGCGGATACCTGGATATTTGCCACGTCCTGTTATGTTAATGCAATACCAGGAGATGCTCTGTCTGTATTGGAAAAGCTGCAGGAAGAATCCATAACAGATACAAAGCATGTCTATGCACTTGCACAGGGAGGTATGCCTTATGCACATACCCATCACTGCTGCATTTCCAATATTGAGCTGCTTAGTGAGGCAATGCAGCTGCAATGGATGGGAGGCTTTATTCTTGGCGGGGGTGCGATGATCCATGGAGAATCTTTGAATCTGCTTCCCAATGCCAGACAGGTAAAACGCAGCTTGTACAAGGTGGCGTCCTGTGTGCAGCACCAATCCTATTTAGTAGATGAGCTTACACAGCAAGCACAGCTGCATATGCCGGTATGGCTGACCTGGCTGCTCAGCA comes from the Erysipelotrichaceae bacterium 66202529 genome and includes:
- a CDS encoding flavodoxin family protein yields the protein MMELVLNDTMYCYQPKHSQTLVDIRTMKLRGCLGCGACTEKKEYAGRCALQDDMQTLYPMIAKCERLVFICKLRYGCCSAKCKCILDRMAVLGQQEYIIRNKELMKRGWKTPLQEIAFFIPGEPSPKEKQVFQEWLQEVHGIIAGTRMSVTYLSKETAL
- a CDS encoding sodium:calcium antiporter, translating into MLYLEYIVLAILVVFLSVRLSYYVDCLDKKTNLSGAFIGGVMLAAVTSLPELFTSLTAVLALDQPDLVQGNVLGSNIFNLCVIGGLMLFTSRRYQRATLSKSHGKTLCFGLVMYVLVFAAIMMPQEVGFSFFRVNLMSILILLVYAVNVKFMGNDDSGDSEEQVYISLSVKQIAVRFICYSIGLVTVSILLTTVTDQLAEELQLGATVAGAIFLGVATSLPELSASVNLVRIGNFNASFGNIVGSNLFNFIILCFADVLFTRGSIYVNEVQVMNLLGFGAFSMLCALVIIYGKKNRALVLLASVAILASYVASIVLSM
- a CDS encoding putative C-S lyase, whose translation is MNYDFDTVLSRTGTGCVKWDKPFACSSDQKVLPLWVADMDFPCAQPIQQALHKRVDEQIYGYSCGFDEDYKSSVTGWFQRRFQWEIDTASIFYAGGVVPAIAYLLEILSEEGDGIVIQPPVYYPFRNKIEATKRCVVENPLINTNGTYTIDFEDLQHKLSDTRVKGMILCSPHNPVGRVWTKEELRRVAELAHRYGKWIISDEIHCDLVRVGIQHTPLHTLVPEYRDEIIVCTAPSKSFNLAGLQNSNIILTNPKYQKRWRDFVINRLSLSTCNSFAITATKAAYNESEDWMDQVNAYIDGNICYASEFLKKELPKAVVSPCEGTYLLWVDVRAYCSDAQLLEQRMLKQSLILDEGYVFGAEGKGFERINMAAPRSLIKQCMQRFVKAVLDTSV